The Apium graveolens cultivar Ventura chromosome 3, ASM990537v1, whole genome shotgun sequence sequence attattaaactactactaaatatagtatatttatcctactaaattacgaatacaacttatcatattattaaaagatataaataatagtgttatatatatgctaaactactaaattgttaaactactagaaatagtctatttattctactaaattacgatcacatgttattctattatttttattataaatttataatcattatatatttatataaaaatttaaaaatataatataactggataaataaaaatttaaaatattaatgagAACCcatgcatcgcacgggatttatgctagtatattataatagacgaaatattaaaagtttggtagtcggtcggtcggtacttgctgaaattacttaattacccttacttaattcTTCTAATTCTAAATATTGGGTCGTTCAATTCTAATTCTAACTGATATTGAAGTCAATTTTCTCTAttactttaccaatttcaattctattttatattgaactctatatcactataatttatatttaaattcaacttattctaccaatttaaattttaattcatattgagttctatatcattctaatttgttacttcgggctaaattaaatttaaacaaacaaaatataattcttaaaatttggttgatatataatgtgactcgggttaagataaaataataatcctatcaatcctcctaaaaaaattataccaATCCAcgataaaaaaatacattatacaattgtttcagactaacacaaaactaaaataaaaataaaattcgaCTAAAAAAACATAcatactaattattcagtctaaaacaaaattatcttattggtccgaaatttaaaaaaaataaaattaaactaaaaataatttgtttgatttggtcggtgtattggacatcgggctaaaataaaataatttaaatcactgatccgagataaattaaattaatattagactaagtataattTGTATCATATTCATgtgaaaaaaaatcaaattttatttaaaacataattttatttaaaatacacTTAGAATTATCAATAAACTATATCATTCACTGAGTAATATTGtttttttcaaatatcttttatagagttatagttaatcgattaagtaatcaccatgctaaaataatagttttttaaGATACCAACATAACGGAGACATTATATTCctaccctcaataaaataataatttcattataataatatCCCCTTACCAAtgttatcactttaaataagtttaaatgttaaACATATACGTTTACTTATATAATTATCataaaattatatcatttaaatttttaaatgaacaaaattaagaattgaattcaagtattttttttaaaattatgtaatattaaaaaaaatatgtgcaCTCCACGAGTTTTAGGCTAGTATTATATAATCtcataaatttaaaaaataaaggTAAGTAATCAGGTTTTATTTCAGCCAATATAAAATTTAGAGCTAATATATCCTCCCATATAAATGTTGAGTTCGTGTAGCCAAAATTCCAGTCAATCAGAAGGCACTAAATGTGTTCAACTTTAACTCACTTACTCTACTACTAGTCtaaactattttattattttcaatgATTTTTATACCAAAAAACATTTAAAAAATCCTCTCATGTAAATGTTGAACTTCTGTTATTaaattgtaatttaaatttaaaaaataaagaTAAGTAATCAAGTTTCATTTTAGACAATATAAAATTTAAAGCTAAAAtacaatatttatattttaatattcaAAAATCATTACTTATATTATATAATCTTATAAATTTAAAAAGTAAATGTAAGTAATCAAGTTTTATTTCAGCCAATATAAAATTTAGAGCTAATATATCCTCCCATATAAAGGTTGAGTTTCTGTAGTCAAAATTCCAGGAAATCAAAAGGACGTACTCTACTACCAGTCtaaactattttattattttcgaTGATTTTTATaccaaaaaatcatttaaaaaatccTCTCATGTAAAGGTTGAGCTTCTGTTATTaaattgtaatttaaatttaaaaaataaaggTAAGTAATCAAATTTCATTTCAGACAATATAAAATTTAGAGCtaatatataatgtttacattttaatattcaaaaaccattacttatattatataatctcataAATTAAAAAAGTAAATATAAGTAATCAAGTTTTATTTTCAGTCAATATAAAATTTAGagctaatatataatattaacattttaatattcaaaaactgttttgaactattttattaattttcaaagATATTTATACCAAACAAATTTTTGCAACTTGATATTTTGAACTTAACATTTAAAATTCGTAactgaaaaattaaaaaaatataaaattttgcaATCTCATATTTTGAAGTTAACATTTAAAATCtgtaattatatataaaaataccAAAAACTATTATATAATAATCTCATCATAATttgaaaaaatataaattttaaaaattagaacttatataataattaaattttaatattaagaAATATAAACCACAAAAGTacatttgactattaaaaaaagTACAACAcctaaaattatatatatatatacatatatatatatatatataacaattttCTAATGAGGTCCAATATTTAGAACTCAATTTGAttcaaatatataataattttaaataactTTATTATGTAATTCTCTACACAGATCTTATAATTATAATATAGATCTAATTTGCCACCACATATGTACATAATACATAGAATTTCAAAATTATAAGcagctatgaaattattctttatAAGATACTTTTAAAAGTTATTACTAATATTTTAGGATAGCTACATACATAGCTCTtcatattatttaaattttaaaattcaaatttcaaactaaaagataagttctgataagctcaggatttttatataaatatacatgtGCACAAAGATTTTACTCATAAAAATTTTAAAGTATTTTGGGATGACACTTAAAGAAGAAGAGTATCACAAAATCAGATTTCACAAATGAACATGGAATGGATGGTCCAAGTCTCACTCCAATGAACATGGAATGGATGGTCCAAGTCTCACTCCATCATCATCTGAAGGTTTCTATTAAATTGTATTCATGTGAATAAATTAAGCAGTACAAATTTAAATCCTACTTTCATACACGGTTAGCTTTATGTTGAAAGTGCAGTTTCAATAGCATTATAAAGTTACCCCATGATAAGAAGAAGACGGATAGAAGTTAGCACCAAATATTTGTTCAAGTTTTTTTATAACTTgcatgaattttaaattattatgtCACTATTGTTCACCAACATTATACTTAATAATTAACTTAAAATtctataattttaataataaaaaagaatGAATTTGTTTCCGATGCTTAGCACGGGCAATGTACTAGTCTTAATTAAGAACAAAGACTAGATACTAGGAGAATTAGAACAAATGTACTAGTCTTAATTATGGAGAGAAGGTGTGATTATGGTATGACAATGCTTTATTGACTAGAGATGAGCAACATGAGCCAGTGATTGCAGAATCATATGGAATCATATAAGAATTTGTAACATCATAACATTCAAAAGTAGACCAGCTGTTAGTTTATATCATCCATGTCCATTATAGACTCTATCAATTTGTTGAATCAATTGACGGAGTGTAGTTTTAACTTATATACAGCTGATAATCTTCCGACCTTAAATCACCGGGGAGAATAGTCCACAATTCGTGGAGAATAAGATATGATTAAGAGAATTCTGTACAGAAGTAGAAACAGGAGAAACTAAGAAGTTTAATCAGCTACATGCCTACTTTCCAAATTTAAACCTAGGTTACTTAAACTAAACTGCATCACCTATCAGTTAATAATATTATCAAGGTATGCTACGAGCACTGGATTGTCTGTTACATTTCCTAATTAAAACTCATAGAAAAAATTGATCAAGGTGCTTAAATTATAAACTTCCTTCAAAACAATATACCTGAGCAGCATAATAAGCTCCATCATAGGGCAGGTGAGCTCACCGTCaaagttgagtcaatttgactatcaaaagtcaaacaagacagataaattgggacggaagGAGTATTATTTATCATCGTATAACTCTCGAGACCATGATACATTAGTACTGCATTCTGCAATCATTATACCTTTGCCATTTTAACATGGTTTCACTTCCCCTTTTGTTGCACAATTTACACATTTGAGTTATTTATCGATCAGGTCAGAAGTAATTTAGAACGAAAAAGATGGAAGAGCTCAGTTAGATCGTACCTGTGTGGGGATGAATTCAATTCTGTTCTTGCGGAGGAGGATTCAGCTTCTGTAAGGAGCTCTAAAGTCACTGTATCAACTGAACCCGAATTTAGTTCGACCTGTGTAGATGATCCTGCTTCTTCTGTTTGGAGCTCCGAGGCTACAGTCACGCAGTTGATATACAAGAAGAAAAACAGAACTCAACCTCTAATTTGTTTCGCAAAGATGATGCAGCAATTGTGATCCAGTCAGCATTAAGAAGCTTTCTGGTCAATTCACAGTCAGCCTTACACATTCTTTGCGTACTTAATTTGTAACTCATATTATCACAACAATGTTACCATAGTAAAAGGCGCATTGCTACAGTTTATATTCAATGTTGCTAGAACTGAAGGGGTGAATTTGCATTCCAAACCATGCATGCAGTGCACTGGTTCTAGTTTCTGAATTTATGTTTAATGTCTTTTCAGGCTCGGAGGCGCCAGGAAGGACTCAGCTTGATGGAATGTAAGGAAGAGTTCGCTGTAGGAGCAGAAAGTAAAAGGAGCGAGTCTGTTGGAACATCTATAGAAGTTCAAACTGGAAACTCAACACTTCACTCCTTTCAAGAGGAAAATGAGAGTTTGCCTCAACAAGTGCAACACAAAGGCAGAACAAATCAATTTCTATAGACAATTAAAGCAGCAAATAGAATTGATGATTAGTTAGCAATTGGCAATCTAACTAAAAAAATAGAATTGCAGACATGCCACCTGAATCAAATAATGAACCAACCACCGTAGCTTGACCATTCTATTTTATCTGAGAATTGCAGGAGGACTGGGATGATAGCACCGTAAGCAGCAATATATCAAAAGCTGAGAATGCAGAACAGATTAGAAGCAACAAGGCGTGAAAGAGCATTAGCCTATGCCTTCTCGCAACAGGTAAATTGTCAAAATATATGactaaataaaatataaataatttgtGACAAAAATAATCATATCAAGTTCATAACTGGTGTTTGATCTTTTAGCTGAGAGTCTGTTCTAAGAAAAAACACACCAGATCCGAATCTGATGTGGAATCTAACATGGGCTGGAATTGGCTCGAACGTTGGATGGCAACCCGCCAGCAAGAAAATTGCTCAACAGAAATAACTAAGCAATATGATCGACCTAACAGAAACCAGAAATCAGCTACAAGGAAGAGGCTGTTATTTGATGTAGCGGGAGAAGAGGAAAGTTGTGGATCAAACGAAGTATCTATACAACTTGATAATAATTCTGTCTCAGCATTCTCAAAAGAAAAGGAAGAGTACACAAAGCCCCTGCAGGATAGGCTAAAGCCAACAAGTGTTTCAAGATGCAAGACTTTGCCAAGCTACCACTATGCAAAGGAGACTGTTAATCTAGATGCTCAAATAAATATCACAAAGGACAAGGTTAAGGTAGATTCTCAAACAAATATATAATACTAACTATAACAGTGCAGTAATTTCTGTCTGAAACGGATAATTTTCTGCTCAAGTTTCTCAGACATAATGGAATGGACAGTAATAAATCAGCATTCTGCAGCATTAACATAACTAGATACAGGTCTTCAAGAAATATTCTGAATATGTAATTGGGTCATACCTTTCTAGAATATGTAGTATTTTGTTATCTGCCTACATGTACAGGTTATAACTTTCGAGGGAAAATAAGTTAAGAGTGCTACATTGGATGCTTTATTTTAGCACTGGATAGAGAACTGAGATGTGTAAACCAAGCATGTCACACCAATGTAGAATTTTAATATGGTAGGTGTATACCAGAAGGCCTTTATATCAGGAAGAAACTACACACTGTCTTATAAAGTAAAATTTGACAAGATTATAACACATTAACAATTGCAAATTAAGTCTCAAAGATTGcaattcaaaaaattaaatccaCTCACTCTAGCTACCTACCAATGTTTCGGTACAGACATAAAATACCTAGCAACTCAACATAAAAAAAAAGTATAATTTATTCAATAAAATTTCATCACGGAGAGCATTTTTTGGGCTTctcatcatcaacatcatcatTCACGAAACTTTTCCAGAATGCATGTGACTTCCATACCATTGCCATATCTTCGATAGGAATACCTTTAGTCTCAGGCAGCAAGTAGTGCACGAACACGGTCATTACTACGACACAGAATGCAAAGAACACGAAAAGGCCAAATTTCATCCGACAGAGCATCATCAAAAAGAGTTGAGCAATGACAAATGTGAAAAACATGTTCACTGAAACTGTAATACTTTGTGCGGCCGATCGAATTTCGAGTGGAAAAATCTCACTTGGTACTAACCAGCCTAGAGGCCCCCACGACCAGGCAAATCCAGCCACATACATGCATATGAAAGCAACAATATCAATAGCATACCCCTTGGATAAATTATCACTGTCGCCGGATATTCCAAATTCTTTGCCAATAAGGATTGCAACAATAATCTGTCAAAAAAAAATACATACAAAATAAAGTAAGAGCTTGCATCTCAAAATACGTAGGGCTAAGTCCACGAAACATAAAAAATAGCATATAGTTTATTGAATTGAATATGTATACCTGGCATATAATCATCTGAATACCTCCTTCATAGAAAAGAACTTTCCGGCCAAACTTATCAACAACATATATAGCCACAAAAGTCGCAATCACGTTTACTAAACCAGTGATGACAGCAGATGTAAGAGAGGCGCTACTCCCGAAACCAATAGTTCTAAACAGAACCGGGGCATAGAACATGATAACATTAATGCCAGTAATTTGCTGAAAGAATGGAATAAGTATAGCCATTACAAGGTGTGGCCTATACTTTCGTTGCAAGAGATTTCTCCAAGGATGCTCCACTTTCTTAGATGCTTCACTCGCTGCAACAAGATCTTCAAACTCCTCGTCAACATTATCGACACCACGAATTTTCAGTAATTCTGCTTTAGCCTGATCTTGCTTCCCCATTTCAATCAATGAGTTAGGAGTTTCAGGGAGAAACAATGATCCAACAATCATGAACAGAGCAGGAACAATCGCTCCTCCTAAACTCAAACGCCATCCCCAACCTCCTTCAATCTGTGCAAACCAATAGTTCACAAGATTTGCTATGAGGATACCTAGAGTGATTGATAATTGAAAGCAAAAATTGAGGGCTCCTCTGTACTTGGACGGTGCCATTTCGGATAGGTAGAGTGGCACTGCCTGTAGTTACAAAACAACGTAATAACATTATAAAAACTTGAATAATTAACATGACTAACTTAAAGCAAATAGCAGAGAACAAGACAAACAAACAACGTTTAAACAGATTTGTTAATAACTATAATGTACACTGATTAACAATACTCAGGATTTCGATAAATCATTCAAGCAAATACTAATACGCATCAACACCTCAAAACTTGTAGCAAACTTGTTAGCAGAATAATGACATCAAATGTATAAGCAACAGCAGCAGTTAAATAAATATTTGAACAACTTGTATGAGACTTATAACAAATTATCAATTTAAGTAGTAATTCAATAAACAAACTAACAAACAAGGGGATCAATACAAAATCAGAGACAAATTATTCAAATTATCAGTTGAATAAGAAGGTTAAGAGAGTGCTCGGGTGAAGCGTGTGTCCTAAGGAATCGTGCCCCTCCTCATATAAGGATTTTCTGATACTCAATACACCCTAAGTGATATGTATTTACGGAGTTATCTTCAAAATTTTCAGGGTTTGGATTTCAACAATCATATGCATACAAATCAGTAAGAACAGTATCTGATACTGAGCCTGGTGAATAACTGGGATGATTATGGAGGACGAAAACAATTTAACGTTTGAGAAATATACAAATATTATTCACGAATGTATTGCTTTTTTCTGTTTTCATGCTTATTAAGTACTCCTAGTTAAATAtacttatttaaattaattataggCTGTGCTAACACGAGTGAACACAATAACTGGGTATGCTGCTAGAGGCTGAACAACAGAGATGCTTCAATGGAGTATTTTATAAGTAATGTATGACTTTGTAAATTAAAAGCATATAATGATACCTGATTTCCGAATCCAATACCGAAACCAAGTAAAATCCTGCCAACAATGAGCATGACAATATTCTGAGCAAGACCATTAATGAGAGCACCAGCACAGAACAGAATACCACCCGCAAGCATAGATAGCTTTCGACCTAGCCTTCGTGTGACCCAAGAAGCCACAAAAAGAGATGACAATAGAGCTGCTACGTATAATGATGAAGTGAACGTCGTCAGTATCTGACTATCAAATTTGCAGTACTGATTGGTCGAATCGTCAGCCATTTGTTTTCGATATACAGATGGAAAGAACTGTTCCAAGAACGAATCCATCGAGGTCACCCCGCCTAAAGAGCGaaacaaaaaaatatattataagtAATTGAGCATGCACAAAAAATATAAACATAACAAAGTATTTGACAAATTTATGTGTGTATTTATCATGAACGTAATATATACCAGATACACCAAGATCATAACCGAAGATCATTCCGCCCATAGCAGCAACAATGCATGCTACCACAACACGTGTGGTGAGCTTTCCTGGATAAACTTTCCCGTTGCTAGAGCTTACAGCACCACCGCCGGCCATATTCACTGTAAAGTATATACGTAGACTGAAAAAggatttttttttatatttattaaagttGAAAAACAAAGTTAGATTTAAGATTTTAGATGAAGTGGTTAAATATTTGTGATAGCATAAAATATATAAGAGTATGAATGAATATGGGACGTTAACATGGGTATATATAGAGATTTTTTATGCTGATGTTCTAGTTCTTGTCGGACATTATTTGTTCAAATATACATTATTTAGGATAAGCTGCTCGTTGTCTGTATCTTCTTTTTCTGTTCGGAGTACAAGTAGTAGTACTCCTATGTTGGCACCTATGACTCTCGAGACCATGGTACATTAGTACTGCATTCTGCAATCATTATACCTTTGCCATTTTAACATGGTTTCACTTCCCCTTTTGTTGCACAATTTACACATTTGAGTTATTTATCGATCAGGTCAGAAGTAATTTACAACGAAAAAGATGGAAGAGCTCAGTTAGATCGTACCTGTGTGGGGATGAATTCAATTCTGTTCTTGCGGAGGAGGATTCAGCTTCTGTAAGGAGCTCTAAAGTCACTGTATCAACTGAACCCGAATTTAGTTCGACCTGTGTAGATGATCCTGCTTCTTCTGTTTGGAGCTCCGAGGCTACAGTCACGCAGTAGATATACAAGAAGAAAAACAGAACTCAACCTCTAATTTGTTTCGCAAAGATGATGCAGCAATTGTGATCCAGTCAGCATTAAGAAGCTTTCTGGTCAATTCACAGTCAGCCTTACACATTCTTTGCGTACTTAATTTGTAACTCATATTATCACAACAATGTTACCATAGTAAAAGGCGCATTGCTACAGTTTATATTCAATGTTGCTAGAACTGAAGGGGTGAATTTGCATTCCAAACCATGCATGCAGTGCACTGGTTCTAGTTTCTGAATTTATGTTTAATGTCTTTTCAGGCTCGGAGGCGCCAGGAAGGACTCAGCTTGATGGAATGTAAGGAAGAGTTCGCTGTAGGAGCAGAAAGTAAAAGGAGCGAGTCTGTTGGAACATCTATAGAAGTTCAAACTGGAAACTCAACACTTCACTCCTTTCAAGAGGAAAATGAGAGTTTGCCTCAACAAGTGCAACACAAAGGCAGAACAAATCAATTTCTATAGACAATTAAAGCAGCAAATAGAATTGATGATTAGTTAGCAATTGGCAATCTAACTAAAAAAATAGAATTGCAGACATGCCACCTGAATCAAATAATGAACCAACCACCGTAGCTTGACCATTCTATTTTATCTGAGAATTGCAGGAGGACTGGGATGATAGCACCGTAAGCAGCAATATATCAAAAGCTGAGAATGCAGAACAGATTAGAAGCAACAAGGCGTGAAAGAGCATTAGCCTATGCCTTCTCGCAACAGGTAAATTGTCAAAATATAtaactaaataaaatataaataatttgtGACAAAAATAATCATATCAAGTTCATAACTGGTGTTTGATCTTTTAGCTGAGAGTCTGTTCTAAGAAAAAACACACCAGATCCGAATCTGATGTGGAATCTAACATGGGCTGGAATTGGCTCGAACGTTGGATGGCAACCCGCCAGCAAGAAAATTGCTCAACAGAAATAACTAAGCAATATGATCGACCTAACAGAAACCAGAAATCAGCTACAAGGAAGAGGCTGTTATTTGATGTAGCGGGAGAAGAGGAAAGTTGTGGATCAAACGAAGTATCTATACAACTTGATAATAATTCTGTCTCAGCATTCTCAAAAGAAAAGGAAGAGTACACAAAGCCCCTGCAGGATAGGCTAAAGCCAACAAGTGTTTCAAGATGCAAGACTTTGCCAAGCTACCACTATGCAAAGGAGACTGTTAATCTAGATGCTCAAATAAATATCACAAAGGACAAGGTTAAGGTAGATTCTCAAACAAATATATAATACTAACTATAACAGTGCAGTAATTTCTGTCTGAAACGGATAATTTTCTGCTCAAGTTTCTCAGACATAATGGAATGGACAGTAATAAATCAGCATTCTGCAGCATTAACATAACTAGATACAGGTCTTCAAGAAATATTCTGAATATGTAATTAGGTCATACCTTTCTAGAATATGTAGTATTTTGTTATCTGCCTACATGTACAGGTTATAACTTTCGAGGGAAAATAAGTTAAGAGTGCTACATTGGATGCTTTATTTTAGCACTGGATAGAGAACTGAGATGTGTAAACCAAGCATGTCACACCAATGTAGAATTTTAATATGGTAGGTGTATACCAGAAGGCCTTTATATCAGGAAGAAACTACACACTGTCTTATAAAGTAAAATTTGACAAGATTATAACACATTAACAATTGCAAATTAAGTCTCAAAGATTGcaattcaaaaaattaaatccaCTCACTCTAGCTACCTACCAATGTTTCGCTACAGACATAAAATACCTAGCAACTCAACATAAAAAAAAAAGTATAATTTATTCAATAAAATTTTATCACGGAGAGCATTTTTTGGGCTTctcatcatcaacatcatcatTCACGAAACTTTTCCAGAATGCATGTGACTTCCATACCATTGCCATATCTTCGATAGGAATACCTTTAGTCTCAGGCAACAAGTAGTGCACGAACACGGTCATTACTACGACACAGAATGCAAAGAACACGAAAAGGCCAAATTTCATCCGACAGAGCATCATCAAAAAGAGTTGAGCAATGACAAATGTGAAAAACATGTTCACTGAAACTGTAATACTTTGTGCGGCCGATCGAATTTCGAGTGGAAAAATCTCACTTGGTACTAACCAGCCTAGAGGCCCCCACGACCAGGCAAATCCAGCCACATACATGCATATGAAAGCAACAATAGCAATAGCATACCCCTTGGATAAATTATCACTGTCGCCGGATATTCCAAATTCTTTGCCAATAAGGATTGCAACAATAATCTGTCAAAAAAAAATACATACAAAATAAAGTAAGAGCTTGCATCTCAAAATACGTAGGGCTAAGTCCACGAAACATAAAAAATAGCATATAGTTTATTGAATTGAATATGTATACCTGGCATATAATCATCTGAATACCTCCTTCATAGAAAAGAACTTTCCGGCCAAACTTATCAACAACATATATAGCCACAAAAGTCGCAATCACGTTTACTAAACCAGTGATGACAGCAGATGTAAGAGAGGCGCTACTCCCGAAACCAATAGTTCTAAACAGAACCGGGGCATAGAACATGATAACATTAATGCCAGTAATTTGCTGAAAGAATGGAATAAGTATAGCCATTACAAGGTGTGGCCTATACTTTCGTTGCAAGAGATTTCTCCAAGGATGCTCCACTTTCTTAGATGCTTCACTCGCTGCAACAAGATCTTCAAACTCCTCGTCAACATTATCGACACCACGAATTTTCAGTAATTCTGCTTTAGCCTGATCTTGCTTCCCCATTTCAATCAATGAGTTAGGAGTTTCAGGGAGAAACAATGATCCAACAATCATGAACAGAGCAGGAACAATCGCTCCTCCTAGACTCAAACGCCATCCCCAACCTCCTTCAATCTGTGCAAACCAATAGTTCACAAGATTTGCTATGAGGATACCTAGAGTGATTGATAATTGAAAGCAAAAATTGAGGGCTCCTCTGTACTTGGACGGTGCCATTTCGGATAGGTAGAGTGGCACTGCCTGTAGTTACAAAACAACGTAATAACATTATAAAAACTTGAATAATTAACATGACTAACTTAAAGCAAATAGCAGAGAACAAGACAAACAAACAACGTTTAAACAGATTTGTTAATAACTATAATGTACACTGATTAACAATACTCAGGATTTCGATAAATCATTCAAGCAAATACTAATACGCATCAACACCTCAAAACTTGTAGCAAACTTGTTAGCAGAATAATGACATCAAATGTATAAGCAACAGCAGCAGTTAAATAAATATTTGAACAACTTGTATGAGACTTATAACAAATTATCAATTTAAGTAGTAATTCAATAAACAAACTAACAAACAAGGGGATCAATACAAAATCAGAGACAAATTATTCAAATTATCAGTTGAATAAGAAGGTTAAGAGAGTGCTCGGGTGAAGCGTGTGTCCTAAGGAATCGTGCCCCTCCTCATATAAGGATTTTCTGATACTCAATACACCCTAAGTGATATGTATTTACGGAGTTATCTTCAAAATTTTCAGGGTTTGGATTTCAACAATCATATGCATACAAATCAGTAAGAACAGTATCTGATACTGAGCCTGGTGAATAACTGGGATGATTATGGAGGACGAAAACAATTTAACGTTTGAGAAATATACAAATATTATTCACGAATGTATTGCTTTTTTCTGTTTTCATGCTTATTAAGTACTCCTAGTTAAATAtacttatttaaattaattataggCTGTGCTAACACGAGTGAACACAATAACTGGGTATGCTGCTAGAGGCTGAACAACAGAGATGCTTCAATGGAGTATTTTATAAGTAATGTATGACTTTGTAAATTAAAAGCATATAATGATACCTGATTTCCGAATCCAATACCGAAACCAAGTAAAATCCTGCCAACAATGAGCATGACAATATTCTGAGCAAGACCATTAATGAGAGCACCAGCACAGAACAGAATACCACCCGCAAGCATAGATAGCTTTCGACCTAGCCTTCGTGTGACCCAAGAAGCCACAAAAAGAGATGACAATAGAGCTGCTACGTATAATGATGAAGTGAACGTCGTCAGTATCTGACTATCAAATTTGCAGTACTGATTGGTCGAATCGTCAGCCATTTGTTTTCGATATACAGATGGAAAGAACTGTTCCAAGAACGAATCCATCGAGGTCACCCCGCCTAAAGAGCGaaacaaaaaaatata is a genomic window containing:
- the LOC141711804 gene encoding sugar carrier protein C-like, which encodes MAGGGAVSSSNGKVYPGKLTTRVVVACIVAAMGGMIFGYDLGVSGGVTSMDSFLEQFFPSVYRKQMADDSTNQYCKFDSQILTTFTSSLYVAALLSSLFVASWVTRRLGRKLSMLAGGILFCAGALINGLAQNIVMLIVGRILLGFGIGFGNQAVPLYLSEMAPSKYRGALNFCFQLSITLGILIANLVNYWFAQIEGGWGWRLSLGGAIVPALFMIVGSLFLPETPNSLIEMGKQDQAKAELLKIRGVDNVDEEFEDLVAASEASKKVEHPWRNLLQRKYRPHLVMAILIPFFQQITGINVIMFYAPVLFRTIGFGSSASLTSAVITGLVNVIATFVAIYVVDKFGRKVLFYEGGIQMIICQIIVAILIGKEFGISGDSDNLSKGYAIDIVAFICMYVAGFAWSWGPLGWLVPSEIFPLEIRSAAQSITVSVNMFFTFVIAQLFLMMLCRMKFGLFVFFAFCVVVMTVFVHYLLPETKGIPIEDMAMVWKSHAFWKSFVNDDVDDEKPKKCSP
- the LOC141711805 gene encoding sugar carrier protein C-like is translated as MAGGGAVSSSNGKVYPGKLTTRVVVACIVAAMGGMIFGYDLGVSGGVTSMDSFLEQFFPSVYRKQMADDSTNQYCKFDSQILTTFTSSLYVAALLSSLFVASWVTRRLGRKLSMLAGGILFCAGALINGLAQNIVMLIVGRILLGFGIGFGNQAVPLYLSEMAPSKYRGALNFCFQLSITLGILIANLVNYWFAQIEGGWGWRLSLGGAIVPALFMIVGSLFLPETPNSLIEMGKQDQAKAELLKIRGVDNVDEEFEDLVAASEASKKVEHPWRNLLQRKYRPHLVMAILIPFFQQITGINVIMFYAPVLFRTIGFGSSASLTSAVITGLVNVIATFVAIYVVDKFGRKVLFYEGGIQMIICQIIVAILIGKEFGISGDSDNLSKGYAIAIVAFICMYVAGFAWSWGPLGWLVPSEIFPLEIRSAAQSITVSVNMFFTFVIAQLFLMMLCRMKFGLFVFFAFCVVVMTVFVHYLLPETKGIPIEDMAMVWKSHAFWKSFVNDDVDDEKPKKCSP